The Candidatus Defluviibacterium haderslevense DNA window ATGGTGAATTAGGCCCTTCGGCAATTTTAATTCGAGAATTAATTGATAGAATAAATGATTTTTACCAACAAAACGGAATGCCTTTTCAATTTTTTAGTGGGTGTTCCATTGAGTATGAATCACCTGATAATTTAATTATTAATAATAACACTGAAGCCTATGTTATGTATTTAGCTAATCATCACACTGAGGCCATCAATGTTTATGTAGTTGATGATATAACTGGAGACGCTGCTGGTACTTATTACCCTGACCATTTAGGAAATGATGTTGGAGATTTTATTATTGTTGAAAAGAGCATTTTCGAATCACAAGATAGAGCGAGTACACTCTTTCATGAATTAGGTCATTTTTTTGGATTAGAACATACGAATAGAAATATTCACCATGGACTTGGATGTTATAGAGAGCCTGTTAGTAGGAGTAAAAGATTTTCATTAAATTGTAATTTTAATCATTTGTTATTTGGAAAGATGTGTGCTACTGTTGGTGATGCTTTATTTGACACCCCTGCTGATCCAAATGACATTCTGCAATATAATTGTCCATATAATGGAACTGAAACAGATGTAGATGGTGCAAACTTTCATCCAGATGAAACTAATATTATGTCTTATTTTATTACAGCAGGTTGCCACAGGACAACCTTGAGTCCTGGTCAAAAAGGTATTATATGGTATAATTTAATAAATAAACATAGTGAATTGTTGGATTTAGATGCAGAAAATCTGAATCCTGACAGGTATGAACCTGATAATTTAGCCTTGACAGCTCATGAAATTAGATTAAACGAATCTCAATGTCATTCTATGCAAGATTATTGCAGGGATGGTTTTGATTGGTTATTTGTAACTCCTCGGCAATTTATTGGTTCCTATTATTTCGAGATAGAAGATGCATTAAATAGTAATAACCCTGTTGATGCTGTTAAGGTTTTTAATAGAAATATTGATGGTAGCGCTGGATCTGAAATCCAAACTACACGGACTTCAAATAATGGGATCAGAAGATTTGAAATTCAATGCGACGAAATTACTTCTCAATTTGATGGAATATTAATCCAAGTGATTCGAAATAATTTAGATGAAGGTAAATATATAGCCAGCTTAAGAAAAAGCCTTGATTTTAGCATTAGTAATGCGGGTAAAGATTGTTTAAGCGTTGGAGATGTATTATCCATTGATAACCTTCCTTCAGGTGCAACTGTCTATTGGTCTGGATTATTTGGTGGTATAATATTCAATGATCCTACTTTGCTTACACCAACAGTTACCAATATTTTTGGTCAACCACCATTGACAGTTAAAGCAATTATTAGTTATGGTGGATGTACAGAAACGATAGAGAAAATATTTCATGGAACTTCCGGGGATCCTGCACCTTATTTTACTATAGTAGAAAAGCAAGCTCCTTGTAAAGTTCATGGTATTATTTACACTTCAGGCTATTATGAGACAAATCCTAAATTGGAAGTAGATTGGTCGATCGATCATGGTACTGCAATCCCAGATTATGGATTTTTTACTTCAGTAAAACCTGATCGGACAGGGCCAATAAACCTGACTGCTATATATACTGACCCATGTTACCAATCTCGTAGTGTAACCTTGTCCATCGAAGTAAAAAACTGTGATAAGCTGGGTCCCGAAATTATAGTGAGTCCAAATCCAAATAATGGTTTTTTCTACATTTCATTATCAGAAGAAATTACTAATCTTTCAGGTCATATTATTACCATCTTAGATCAATATGGAAATATTAAATTGCAAATTAATCCAACCACAATTGTATCTCAAGTTGATGCTTCATTGCTGCAGGACGGTGTTTATTATGTAAATTGGAATAGTAGCGAATTCAATTATTCCAGATTAATTGTTATTAACCATTAATCTATTTTATCATGAAATATATTAAAATTATAATATTAACTGGAATTACAATTATGCTTCATAGTTGTTGTGTGGATTGTGTATTACTCTGTGGTGGAGATTCTAGAATATATGAAAAAAATTTCTTTTGTTACGTGTACGATGCAAAAACGAAAGAAACTGTAGTTGGTTTTTGCGTCAACTGTCCCTACAGTAATGAAGCTTCAGTATTAAGTAATGAAAAAGGTGATACTATAAGAACTGAAAATACAATCAAAAAAGATGGCTCTATGTGGATTCCATTAGTTGTAAAGGACAGGGATAGTATAGGATATGATATCGAACAGTCCTACTATCTGCATTTAGTAGATTATCAAGGAATTGAAAGAGATGTTGATACGATACGATTTACATTTCAATTGGTTAAAGATGATTGTAGAGTAATGGATTTCAAGGATTTTAGATGTTATTTTAATGATAGCTTATATATTGCTGAGTTCCCTTGGCATAAAGCAGGAGGAAGGGTAATTTTTTATAAATAATTTGCGTATGACAAAGAGTCCTACTTCATATTTATGGAGTAGGATTCTTTCTATTTTTAGATAGGATTGCTTGCCTTAGATTTTATTGTTGGGAATAAGATATCTTTTTTTGTATTTTGTCCCTGGGTCTGGCATTATTTAAAATTGATTTATTTACCATGATATTTATAAGATATTTTCTATTGTTGGGTATAGTACTCATCCTTCATAGTTGCTGCTTTGAATGTGGGGAAATTTGCGGTGGAGAAACTATCATATTTAAAAGAAATTTCTTCTGTTATGTGTATGATTTGAAAACAAAAGAAACCGTAGTTGGTCTTTGTGTAAATTGTCAATATAGTAATAATGCTTTTGTATTGGTCAACGAAAGGGGAGATACCATAAGAACTGAAAATACAATTGGTACTGGTGGTGAGATGTTTTTCCCATTAGTTGTGAAGGACAGAGATAGCATAGGATATGATATAAAGAAGGCTTATTATCTTCATTTAGTAAATAATCAAGGTGTCGAAAGAGATGTGGATACAATACGATTCGAATTCCAATTGGTTAAGGAAGATTGTAGAGTCATGGATTACAAGAATTTTAAATGTTATTTTAATGATAGTTTATATATAACTTAGTTCCCTTGGCATAAAGCAGGAGGAAGGGTGATATTTTATAAATAAATTACATTCGACAAATAGTCCTACTTCATAATTATGGAGTAGGACTATTATCATGATCTTATTAAAAATTATTTTGGTTTGTTGTAATTCTAAAAAAATTAAAGCAAAAGATTCAAAGCTTATACTATAAATCACCGTTCTTTGTGTATCCAATAAATGATTCATGTCGTTATACGATATACCACTTTGCAAGCCTTATCAAACCACTCATGAAATCAAGTTTCTTAAGGAAGTTTTAGATTCAGGAAAGCTATCATCGAGCGGAAAATTTAGTCAGTTGTGTGAGTCCTTTTTTGAAAATTATTTTTTTGGATCTAGGTGTCTGATGACGCATACCTGTACGGATGCATTGGAAATGGTTGCATTATTATTAGATATTCAGAATGGGGATGAGATCATATTGCCTTCCTATACTTTTGTATCCACTGCAAACCCATTCGTCATGCAAGGTGCTACCTTGCGTTTTGCAGATTCAAGAGCTGACCATCCGAATGTCGATGTAGCATCTATCATTAGTTTAGTGAATGAAAAGACGAAAGCTATTGTTGTGGTGCACTATGCTGGGATGGCAGTAGATATGGAGGAATTAATTGCAATATGTAAGGCCAAAGAGATAATATTAATAGAAGATGCAGCTCAAGCATTTGGATCATCATACATTGGTCAAAAATTAGGTAGTATAGGGGATTTGGCCTGTTTTTCATTTCACGATACCAAGCAGATCAGTTGCGGGGAAGGCGGATTATTGGTCATTAATAATCCGATCTTTAGGAAACGGGCAGAACTATTATTAGAGAAAGGGACGAATCGTCTGGCGTTTAAAAAAGGTATGGCGATTTCTTATGATTGGCAAGATGTGGGATCATCCTTTGGTGCATCACAATTGCAAGCAGCTGTTTTATATTCCCAATTACAAGAAATGGATATTATTTTAGAAAGAAGGAAAAGCATCTATGAATTATATGAAAATCAACTTGCAGAATTACAACTAAAAGGCTACATACGAATACCTAAAATTTTTGATTTTTGTTCATTTAAGTCGGCATCCTTTTTTATTGAACTTCCGGAACGTGAGCATAGAAATTTATTGATGCAATATTTGAATCAGCTGGGAATTCAAGCCGGGTTTCATTATTTGTGCCTGCACAACAGTCCTTTTTATCGAAGAATAGAATTTATCGATTTGCCAAACGCGATGTATTGGCAGGAACACATATTGAGATTGCCCTTATATCCTGATTTGAATGAATCAGACTTGAGAATTATAACCGATTCCATTAAGACTTATTTCATAAATGAATAAGCAGGCGAAACTATTTTGGAATTTGTTCCAAAGCCTTCAATACACAAAAAATGAAGTCTTTTTTATTTTTGAGGAGACACCGTGTTAGCTTTTATGGTGCTATCATTGATGCCGTTGGGATGAGGTTTTAAGAAATTTTTAAAGAAGTCCACACCTTCATTGGAAATCTTATTAATATTCGAAATTTTATTTCCTTTATTCCAGACTATTGCATTACAGCCATCATTGTAATAGATATCAGCTTCTTGTGTAATCTCACCGTTGATTTGGAATACCAAATGACCTTCTGGCTTGCATGCCGTTAGAATTCCCTTTTCTTCTGAAATAAAGGAGATCACATATTGTATGGCCTGTGCATCACTAAAACTCATACTGGCATTTACTTCTTTTTTAAGAGAGATAATATCTATTGATGTGATCGATTTATTCATATCACTAAGAATAGCTGCACTTAATGGCTCGAATTCCAGAGCTCTGTTGGTTGCTGTTGATGAATTGGAACCGTCACTTTTTGAATTAGGTTTGCAACAAAGTACTAAAGCACTTAGTACTAATAATAAGGTGAAATATCTGGACATGTTGGTATTAATTAAAACGATAATTAAGGCCCAAAGATATAAAATAACTGATCATTTTAATCGATTGACCATTTTTAATATATCGATATAATGGAGTTAATGAACTGGTATATCGTGCTGAAACTGCCCAATTACGGGTATAATAGTAGTTTATTCCACCGATCCAACTCAAATCATTTTTTTTGAAATATTGATCATCGCCGGAATAACTGGAACTATTAATTAATCTTCCAAATGAAAATCCCCCCTGAAATTGCATTCTATAATAAGGTGTTTCTCCTTCGTCATTTAACCAATCTTTTACACAAAAAATAACAGGAATTTCTAGATAGTGTAGTGAAAATTGGGTAAATGGTGGATCGTGTCTACCATATCGTGATCCTCTTAGACTATAAAGCATTTCTATTTGCAATTCTGTTATTTTTTTTAATTTGAATCCTCCCATAAATCCTGCATTATAGGCGAATTTATTAAACCCAAATACCCCATCGCCATCTATTTGTGCAAAATTCATTCCTGCCTTTATTCCACCAAAGAATCTTTGTTGTTGACCGTGCGTATTATTAGTTATCATCAATCCTAAGGTCATTATATAGATAGTATGAAGTAAACTTATTTTTAATTGCATGTTTGATGTTTTTAATATTTAAAAAGTGGCCAAAATTAACGCTCCATTTTGTATCTCACCCAAAATGATTTTTACTTTCAAATAAACGACAAGGTTTCAGAATTGTTGGGTTAAGCTCTTGAATAATGTTGGATCCTATGATATTTTACTCTTTATAATAATTTTATAGTTAATTATTTAATGTATATAAAATATTGATAATGTATATATTATATATATAATTAAAAAATATTAAAATTTTTATTATATATAATTAGGAAATATTAATACCCTCATTATATATTTGTGCCGTGATATACTTATTCTGGTAGATCACCCACCACCTGATCGCTCATATTCCTGAGCCATATTTCATAAGATAATAGACTTGCCAAAAAAACAATTCGTTGGAGGATTTGAAGCTCTTTCTGCGGACTGAAAACAACTGTACTGTAATATTTTATTGGTCTGTCTAGTGCATTCTTTTAATGCATTTACTGATCTAACCTTTTAACCTTGATGCTTATGAAACCGGCAACTA harbors:
- a CDS encoding PorT family protein produces the protein MQLKISLLHTIYIMTLGLMITNNTHGQQQRFFGGIKAGMNFAQIDGDGVFGFNKFAYNAGFMGGFKLKKITELQIEMLYSLRGSRYGRHDPPFTQFSLHYLEIPVIFCVKDWLNDEGETPYYRMQFQGGFSFGRLINSSSYSGDDQYFKKNDLSWIGGINYYYTRNWAVSARYTSSLTPLYRYIKNGQSIKMISYFISLGLNYRFN
- the rffA gene encoding dTDP-4-amino-4,6-dideoxygalactose transaminase; this encodes MSLYDIPLCKPYQTTHEIKFLKEVLDSGKLSSSGKFSQLCESFFENYFFGSRCLMTHTCTDALEMVALLLDIQNGDEIILPSYTFVSTANPFVMQGATLRFADSRADHPNVDVASIISLVNEKTKAIVVVHYAGMAVDMEELIAICKAKEIILIEDAAQAFGSSYIGQKLGSIGDLACFSFHDTKQISCGEGGLLVINNPIFRKRAELLLEKGTNRLAFKKGMAISYDWQDVGSSFGASQLQAAVLYSQLQEMDIILERRKSIYELYENQLAELQLKGYIRIPKIFDFCSFKSASFFIELPEREHRNLLMQYLNQLGIQAGFHYLCLHNSPFYRRIEFIDLPNAMYWQEHILRLPLYPDLNESDLRIITDSIKTYFINE